A stretch of Rhodothermus profundi DNA encodes these proteins:
- the nadA gene encoding quinolinate synthase NadA yields MTEPVVLDPVIGYIDIPIDPSLDLIAEINRLRKEKNAIILAHYYQEPIIQDLADYIGDSLGLSRKAAETDADLIVFAGVHFMAETAKILNPDKKVVIPDLNAGCSLADSCPADAFAAFKAQYPDHLVISYINCSAAVKALSDIICTSSNAEHIVRQIPPEQPILFAPDRNLGRYLIRKTGRDMVLWDGICIVHETFSEKKILQLKARYPDALVLAHPECEEAVLQHADFIGSTSAIRRFARESPHTTFIVATEEGILHQMRKDCPEKTFIPAPPDNGCNCSQCPHMRLHTLEKLYLALRYEQPEITMDEELRQRALRPILRMLEMSRDIR; encoded by the coding sequence ATGACCGAACCCGTAGTGCTGGATCCGGTAATTGGCTATATCGACATTCCGATCGATCCGTCGCTCGACCTGATCGCAGAAATTAACCGTCTCCGAAAGGAGAAAAACGCGATCATTCTGGCGCATTATTATCAGGAGCCAATTATTCAGGACCTGGCCGACTATATCGGCGACTCGCTGGGGCTGTCCCGCAAAGCTGCCGAAACCGATGCCGACCTGATCGTCTTTGCCGGCGTTCACTTCATGGCCGAAACGGCCAAGATTCTCAATCCGGATAAGAAAGTGGTCATTCCCGACTTGAATGCCGGTTGCTCGCTGGCCGATAGCTGTCCGGCCGACGCTTTCGCAGCATTCAAGGCGCAGTATCCAGACCACCTGGTTATTTCCTACATCAACTGCTCGGCTGCTGTTAAGGCGCTCAGCGACATTATCTGCACCTCGTCCAATGCGGAGCACATTGTCCGCCAGATTCCTCCGGAGCAGCCCATTCTGTTCGCGCCGGATCGCAACCTGGGACGCTACCTGATCCGCAAAACCGGACGCGACATGGTGCTCTGGGATGGAATCTGCATTGTGCACGAAACCTTCAGTGAAAAGAAGATCTTGCAGCTCAAGGCCCGCTACCCGGATGCGCTGGTGCTGGCCCATCCAGAATGCGAAGAGGCCGTGCTGCAGCATGCGGACTTTATCGGCTCAACCTCGGCCATTCGTCGTTTTGCCCGGGAAAGTCCGCATACCACGTTTATTGTGGCCACAGAGGAGGGGATTCTGCACCAGATGCGCAAAGATTGTCCGGAAAAAACGTTTATTCCGGCACCGCCGGATAACGGTTGCAACTGTAGCCAGTGCCCCCACATGCGACTGCACACGCTGGAGAAACTGTATCTGGCGCTGCGCTACGAGCAACCTGAAATTACCATGGACGAAGAGCTCCGGCAGCGGGCGCTGCGACCCATCCTGCGCATGCTGGAAATGAGCCGCGACATTCGATAG
- the gap gene encoding type I glyceraldehyde-3-phosphate dehydrogenase — protein MAIKLGINGFGRIGRLVLRSILERNLTDQIDVVGVNDITDAATLAHLFKYDSVHGPFPGEVRVEGDELVVNGERFRVFSERDPKNLPWGELDCDVVIESTGIFRSREKAAQHLEAGAKKVIISAPAKGEVDATIVIGVNDHILTGKEQVVSNASCTTNCLAPMVKVLDDAFGVRRGFMVTVHAYTADQRLQDAPHSDLRRARAAALSIIPTTTGAAKAVGLVLPHLQGKLDGFALRVPVPDGSITDFTAELAREVTVEEVNEAFRKAAENELKGILQYVEDPIVSSDIIHNPHSCIFDSLSTMVNGTMVKVVGWYDNEWGYACRTVDLVGKLMAVAEPAG, from the coding sequence ATGGCGATCAAACTGGGCATTAACGGTTTTGGGCGCATCGGCCGGCTCGTCCTGCGTTCGATCCTGGAGCGTAATTTGACCGACCAGATCGACGTAGTCGGTGTCAACGACATTACCGACGCAGCTACCCTGGCTCATCTGTTCAAATATGACTCGGTGCACGGCCCGTTTCCAGGCGAAGTGCGCGTAGAAGGCGATGAACTGGTCGTCAACGGCGAACGCTTTCGCGTCTTCAGCGAGCGTGATCCCAAAAATCTACCCTGGGGCGAGCTGGACTGCGACGTGGTCATCGAATCGACCGGAATTTTCCGCTCCCGCGAAAAGGCTGCGCAGCATCTGGAAGCTGGCGCCAAAAAGGTGATCATTTCTGCGCCCGCGAAGGGTGAAGTGGATGCGACGATTGTTATTGGTGTCAATGATCACATCCTGACCGGAAAAGAGCAGGTGGTCTCGAACGCAAGCTGCACGACGAACTGCCTGGCTCCCATGGTCAAGGTGCTGGACGACGCCTTCGGCGTGCGGCGCGGCTTCATGGTAACCGTGCACGCCTACACCGCCGACCAACGGCTTCAGGATGCGCCGCACAGCGACCTGCGGCGTGCCCGTGCCGCTGCGTTGTCCATCATCCCGACCACAACCGGGGCCGCCAAAGCCGTTGGTCTGGTGCTCCCTCACCTGCAGGGCAAGCTGGATGGATTCGCCCTGCGCGTGCCCGTACCGGACGGTTCTATCACGGACTTTACAGCCGAGCTGGCGCGAGAAGTCACCGTGGAGGAGGTCAACGAAGCCTTCCGCAAAGCAGCCGAAAATGAACTCAAGGGCATTCTGCAGTACGTCGAAGATCCGATCGTCTCGTCGGACATCATTCACAACCCCCATTCCTGCATCTTCGATAGCCTCTCAACCATGGTGAACGGGACAATGGTCAAGGTGGTAGGCTGGTACGATAACGAATGGGGGTATGCCTGCCGGACCGTAGACCTTGTGGGCAAGCTCATGGCAGTCGCCGAGCCCGCCGGATGA
- a CDS encoding tetratricopeptide repeat protein, with amino-acid sequence MAVASRTDASKRKALREDTVVTLYARWLDFYYRRRREIYVGGAVIVVIILGLIGYSYYQQQQEQQAQQLLGEVLPLYEQGKYREALDGADGRSGLLELARAYGHTNAGNLARFYAADALYRLGEYEQALELWAAFDSDDPMLAAAALAGQAAVYENKGEHERAAELYRRAADRYDNPVLTPHYLLRAGRNYEIVGNLEAARRMYETLRERYPEALQATEAEIALARIAARASQAS; translated from the coding sequence ATGGCCGTTGCTTCGCGAACGGATGCGTCAAAGCGCAAAGCGCTGCGGGAAGATACGGTTGTCACGCTTTATGCCCGCTGGCTGGATTTTTACTACCGTCGTCGCAGGGAAATCTATGTGGGGGGGGCAGTCATTGTGGTGATCATTTTGGGCTTGATTGGCTATTCTTATTACCAGCAACAGCAAGAGCAGCAGGCGCAGCAACTGCTGGGCGAGGTGCTTCCGCTTTACGAGCAGGGGAAGTATCGGGAGGCGCTGGACGGGGCAGACGGCCGTTCCGGATTGCTGGAGCTGGCCCGCGCCTATGGCCATACAAATGCCGGTAATCTAGCTCGTTTCTACGCAGCCGATGCGCTGTATCGGCTGGGCGAATATGAGCAGGCGCTGGAACTATGGGCGGCTTTTGACAGCGATGATCCCATGCTAGCGGCCGCTGCGCTGGCCGGGCAGGCGGCGGTCTATGAAAACAAAGGAGAACATGAACGCGCTGCCGAGCTGTATCGACGAGCGGCGGATCGCTACGACAACCCGGTCCTGACGCCGCACTACTTGCTGCGTGCAGGACGCAACTACGAAATCGTTGGCAATCTGGAGGCTGCCCGGCGCATGTACGAGACGCTGCGGGAGCGCTATCCAGAGGCCCTGCAGGCCACGGAGGCCGAAATCGCGCTGGCGCGCATTGCAGCGCGTGCTTCGCAGGCATCCTGA
- a CDS encoding sigma-54-dependent transcriptional regulator produces MAATILVVDDERSIRRTLREILEYEGYTVDEAVDGDEALEKLRAGRYDLVLLDIKMPRRDGMEVLRTLAAEQPEVPVVMISGHGTIETAVEATRLGAFDFIEKPPDLNRLLLTVRNALERGQLQTENRRIRQVLSERWEGELTPILGESPAIRQVLETIQRVAPTEARVLITGEPGTGKELVARWIHHLSRRKDGPMVEVNCAAIPSELIESELFGHEKGAFTGATRLRIGKFEQAHGGTLFLDEIGDMSLAAQAKVLRALQENRIQRVGGERSIPVDVRVVAATNKDLWKLVEEGKFREDLYHRLSVILIQVPPLRERRSDIPIIAQYALERLARRNGMPPKAFEPAALEQLKRYEWRGNVRELYNVVERLLILSDGPTITARDVQRYVHPAEVSGSGSLQELIERYPTFAAFRDAAEKLFLEHKLQEFGWNISKTAEAIGIQRSHLYNKLAKYGIRREA; encoded by the coding sequence ATGGCGGCAACTATTCTGGTCGTCGACGACGAGCGCAGCATCCGGCGCACGCTTCGTGAAATTCTGGAATATGAAGGATATACCGTCGATGAGGCGGTTGATGGAGACGAAGCGCTGGAAAAGCTGCGTGCGGGACGTTATGACCTGGTGCTGCTCGACATTAAAATGCCGCGGCGTGATGGCATGGAAGTGCTGCGCACGTTGGCGGCCGAGCAGCCGGAGGTACCGGTGGTTATGATCTCCGGTCACGGTACGATTGAAACGGCCGTGGAGGCCACGCGCCTGGGCGCCTTTGACTTTATTGAGAAACCACCGGACCTGAATCGGCTGTTGCTGACGGTCCGCAACGCGCTGGAGCGCGGTCAACTCCAGACTGAAAACCGACGGATCCGCCAGGTACTGAGCGAGCGGTGGGAAGGAGAGCTAACGCCCATCCTGGGTGAAAGTCCGGCCATTCGACAGGTGCTGGAGACAATTCAGCGGGTGGCTCCCACAGAGGCCCGGGTGCTCATCACCGGAGAGCCCGGCACCGGTAAAGAACTGGTGGCCCGCTGGATCCATCACCTCTCTCGGCGTAAGGATGGCCCCATGGTGGAAGTAAACTGTGCGGCTATCCCCAGCGAATTAATTGAAAGTGAACTGTTCGGGCACGAGAAGGGGGCGTTTACCGGGGCTACGCGGCTGCGCATTGGTAAGTTCGAGCAAGCGCATGGCGGCACGCTGTTCCTGGACGAAATCGGCGACATGAGCCTGGCCGCCCAGGCAAAAGTGTTGCGGGCCCTTCAAGAAAACCGGATTCAACGCGTAGGCGGGGAGCGTTCCATTCCCGTGGATGTACGGGTGGTGGCTGCTACGAACAAAGACCTCTGGAAGCTGGTGGAAGAAGGGAAGTTCCGCGAAGATCTCTACCATCGGCTCAGTGTTATTCTGATTCAGGTCCCCCCGCTTCGAGAGCGACGCAGCGACATTCCCATCATTGCCCAGTATGCGCTGGAGCGTCTGGCCCGGCGAAACGGTATGCCTCCCAAAGCGTTCGAGCCGGCAGCTCTGGAACAGCTCAAGCGATATGAATGGCGCGGGAACGTGCGGGAGCTATACAATGTCGTCGAACGACTGCTCATCTTAAGTGATGGCCCGACCATTACGGCGCGCGATGTGCAGCGCTATGTGCATCCGGCCGAGGTGTCTGGGTCGGGCTCGCTTCAGGAATTAATCGAGCGCTATCCGACATTTGCGGCGTTTCGGGATGCGGCTGAAAAGCTCTTCCTGGAGCACAAGCTTCAAGAATTCGGCTGGAACATCAGTAAGACGGCCGAAGCCATTGGCATTCAACGTTCGCATCTGTACAACAAGCTGGCCAAGTACGGCATCCGCCGGGAAGCCTGA
- a CDS encoding ABC transporter ATP-binding protein, which yields MPLLEVIDLWKSYPTGSGGRLQVLQGLHLTVEAGEVVAIVGESGTGKSTLLHLLGALDRPDRGEVRYDGRNIFTLDDEALADFRNRTIGFVFQFHHLLPEFTALENVAMPALIQGQTLREARPRALALLKLLGLADRAEHRPSMLSGGEQQRVAVARALMNRPAVVLADEPTGNLDVRTAETLHHEILRLSREVGQTFVIATHNLTLAAQADRVLRLEQGRLVPESIPS from the coding sequence ATGCCCCTGCTGGAAGTCATCGACCTGTGGAAAAGCTATCCAACCGGCTCAGGTGGGCGGTTGCAGGTATTGCAAGGACTGCACCTGACGGTTGAAGCAGGGGAGGTGGTGGCTATCGTAGGTGAAAGCGGCACGGGTAAGAGCACGCTATTGCATCTGCTGGGCGCGCTGGATCGACCAGATCGGGGGGAGGTGCGCTACGATGGCCGAAATATCTTTACGTTGGATGACGAAGCGCTGGCTGATTTCCGCAACCGGACCATTGGATTCGTCTTTCAATTTCACCACTTGCTTCCAGAATTTACAGCTCTGGAGAATGTGGCCATGCCTGCCCTTATCCAGGGCCAGACGCTCCGCGAAGCGCGTCCGCGCGCGTTGGCCTTGCTGAAACTGCTGGGCCTGGCTGATCGGGCAGAGCATCGACCTTCGATGCTCTCGGGCGGTGAGCAGCAGCGCGTGGCCGTGGCGCGGGCGCTCATGAACCGACCAGCCGTTGTGCTGGCCGATGAACCTACCGGCAATCTGGACGTGCGCACAGCCGAAACGCTCCATCACGAGATCCTGCGCCTGAGCCGCGAAGTGGGGCAAACCTTTGTTATTGCTACGCACAATTTGACATTGGCCGCCCAGGCCGATCGAGTGCTCCGACTCGAGCAGGGACGCCTCGTGCCTGAGTCCATTCCTTCCTGA